A region of Thermococcus piezophilus DNA encodes the following proteins:
- a CDS encoding DUF257 family protein — translation MELGMDQFLETFTMGDMVLNQVFPNRPSELLFYSAVKHVLDEGVNGIIVDAFSTFHVFTTMLKFSGRDVTFLKNLPTVWIGGSPKKERS, via the coding sequence ATGGAATTGGGAATGGACCAGTTTCTGGAAACCTTTACTATGGGAGACATGGTTCTAAATCAGGTATTTCCTAACCGACCATCCGAGCTCTTGTTTTACAGTGCCGTCAAGCATGTCCTTGACGAGGGAGTGAACGGGATTATTGTAGACGCGTTCAGCACGTTTCACGTTTTCACGACAATGCTCAAATTCAGCGGCAGAGACGTCACTTTCCTGAAGAATTTACCAACTGTATGGATCGGAGGCTCGCCCAAGAAGGAAAGGTCGTAG
- a CDS encoding NOL1/NOP2/sun family putative RNA methylase has protein sequence MLQKLFSLGYSKTFAERYYELWGKRALAIAEAMEKPLPRCFRINTLRIEVSQLTKLLNKKGFQFRRVPWAREGFCLTREPFSMTSTPEYLSGLLYIQEASSMYPPVALEPQPGDVIADMAAAPGGKTSYMTQLMKNEGIIYAFDVGEERLKETRLNLSRLGVINTVLIHKSSLHMGELGIEFNKILLDAPCTGSGTIHKNPERKTSRTMEDVKFCQGLQIKMLKVALENLKPGGILVYSTCSLEPEENEFVIQWVLDNFDVELLPLRYGEPALTAPFGVELSDEIRNARRFYPDRHRTSGFFVAKIRKL, from the coding sequence ATGCTCCAGAAACTCTTCAGCCTCGGCTACTCGAAGACCTTCGCGGAGCGCTATTACGAGCTCTGGGGCAAGAGAGCTCTGGCAATAGCTGAGGCTATGGAAAAGCCCCTGCCGAGGTGCTTTAGGATTAACACGCTTCGCATTGAAGTGTCCCAGCTCACAAAGCTGCTCAACAAGAAGGGCTTCCAATTCAGGCGAGTGCCCTGGGCGAGGGAAGGCTTCTGCCTAACCAGAGAACCATTCTCGATGACTTCAACACCCGAATACCTGAGCGGGCTGCTCTACATCCAAGAGGCCTCGTCAATGTATCCTCCCGTTGCTCTGGAGCCACAGCCAGGGGATGTCATAGCTGACATGGCCGCCGCTCCCGGAGGAAAAACCTCCTACATGACCCAGCTCATGAAAAACGAAGGCATCATCTACGCCTTTGACGTCGGCGAGGAACGCCTGAAGGAGACTCGCCTGAACCTCTCACGTTTGGGCGTTATCAACACGGTTTTAATCCATAAGTCCTCGCTCCACATGGGGGAGCTTGGGATAGAGTTCAACAAAATCCTCCTCGATGCTCCCTGCACTGGCTCGGGGACGATACACAAGAACCCAGAGCGGAAGACCAGCCGCACGATGGAGGATGTGAAGTTCTGCCAAGGACTGCAAATAAAGATGCTGAAGGTGGCCTTGGAGAACCTAAAGCCTGGGGGAATTCTGGTCTATTCTACCTGCTCCCTTGAGCCCGAGGAGAACGAGTTCGTAATCCAGTGGGTTCTCGACAACTTTGACGTCGAGCTTCTACCCCTTAGATACGGGGAGCCGGCTTTAACCGCTCCCTTCGGCGTCGAGCTGAGCGATGAGATAAGAAACGCGAGGCGTTTCTATCCTGATAGACACAGAACGAGCGGCTTCTTTGTGGCCAAAATTAGAAAACTCTAA